Within the Microbacterium sp. 1S1 genome, the region CACGGCGACGAGCACGATCACTCCCCCGCTCAGCACCGGCCCGTCCATAGGTCAACGGTAACGGGGCCGGAGCGGGCGCGCCGTGCAGTCGGGGCGCGTGTCGCGGCGAGTCTCCCGGCGGGTGGGGTTCAGAGGGCGAGGCGGTCGGCGGGAGGGATGGCCGCCGCATTCGGCGGAACCTGTCCGTGGACCCAACGGGCGAGGACGCCCTGCGGGACCTCCTCCTGCGTCAGCGCGAAGGCGTAGTGATCGCGCCAGTCCCCGTCGATGTGGATGTACCTGCGACGCAGCCCCTCGTAGCGGAAGCCCAGCTTCTGCACCACCCGCAGGCTCGCGGCGTTCTCGGGACGGATGCAGATCTCCATCCGGTGCAGCCCGTACTCCGTGAAGCAGGCGTCAGTGGCGAGGGCGACCGCGGTCGGGGTGATCCCCCGACCCGCGAACC harbors:
- a CDS encoding GNAT family N-acetyltransferase; amino-acid sequence: MQHGPVELRLIRTKDARPLQQELLANRSWLQPWEATVPHGAVSFDMRVGIRRLLQQYRDGGGYPFVMEYDGEIAGQLNVWGVARGSLCSATIGYWVSERFAGRGITPTAVALATDACFTEYGLHRMEICIRPENAASLRVVQKLGFRYEGLRRRYIHIDGDWRDHYAFALTQEEVPQGVLARWVHGQVPPNAAAIPPADRLAL